The Spinacia oleracea cultivar Varoflay chromosome 2, BTI_SOV_V1, whole genome shotgun sequence DNA segment GAGTGGTTGTTATTGAGTTGTGCCATATGGGTGTGGTATAGAGTCTGGACTCTGAACCATCACGGTCATGTTTGTTTTTGTGAGAAGACGAGTTATCTCTCAagtttttttcccaaaaacatgcttttttttattgataaacagaAACAAACGAGTTTCCTTTCGATGTAGGTTTTTGTTGTTGTCCTGGACATGTGGCATTTTTCATGTTAATTCTTGCTTTAGTATTAGTCAATGTCATAGAAAATAAGAGAGTGGGGACATTTTTTCATGAAAAGGACAAATTTTTATTTCTAATCGataattattttggagggataGAGTATTCTTTATCTTATGTGTACTATGTGCTCAATGAGTTTCCACTGCTAAGTTTGCTGGTCCCTGGTGATATTGTTTTGTTTGATGTAAGTGCCCCTATACCAGTGAGCCTTTATCTTATGCCTGTTTTTCTGATTTAAAAAACAGCCATTTTGATATATTGATCACATTAATATGCATTTATAACTTGGTAAGTAGACCCTGCTACCTGCAATTTTTCTCCATATACTAATTCCACGCAAATTTGAACTTCCTATCCTGATTATTAACAAATGATGTTTATATAAGCCCATTCTATCCATTTCTGTATGGTTTTGGTTGCTCCTTTAAGTATGTAATGCAAAAATGTGATGATTTATTTTGTCAACTTGTACTCTTTCAAGTTGATTTTAGCGTAAGAGACTAGCATTAGGATATATTGTTTTCGTTATGACCTTGACACTGGTTAACAGCTATATCATTGAGGGCCCTGTTTGTTATCTAACAATGTGTGACCGGGCCTATCCAAAGAAGCTTTCATTTCAGTACCTGGAAGATCTCAAGAATGAATTTGAGCGAGTGAATGGGAATCAGATAGAAACCGCTGCTAGACCTTATGCGTTCattaagtttggtatgtttTCAGTTTATGTGCTGTTTGGTGTTTTCTTTTGGTTAATCACTTCAAGATATTGTACCGCTAAttaatttgtttgatgattttttttgttttttctctaAAGATACATTTATACAGAGAACAAAGAAGCTTTACCAGGACACTCGTACACAGAGGAACATTTCCAAACTGAACGACGAGCTCTATGAAGTGCACCAAATCATGACACGGAATGTGCAAGAAGTCCTTGGTGTTGGTGAAAAGTTGGACCGTAAGTCATGTTTTTCTTATACTTGGAGTTAGTACGTTTCTAGTGCTGTAATGTTTCCGCATTCGGTCTTTGAAACTTTGTTTGCTATATAGGTCCATTAATTGTATTGCAGTGTTAAGAAAGGCTTTTCACAGTAGAATTCTTCATTTATACGTAATATCTAAGGATGTCCTAGCCAGCATTGGATTTTTGAGTGACATGGTGAATCATGCATGCAGCATGCCAGATTGCCAGTCCATATTTTGAGCATTGGAACTGGAAAGTGCAAGATATTCTGCAATGCAGAGTCTTTTACTCTTTTTAGAAGAGCGATATCTTTAGCTGATGACATTTCTTCTAGTAAGGCTATTAGTCTCCCTCAAAAAAAAGTAGTAAGGCTATTAGTCTGTCAGAGGCTCTTTTCTCAACAAAATATCTGTGTAGAGGAAGGGAATGCAAGGTATTGTATTCATTGTTCGTTGCTCTATCTGAAACTCCTCGAGGTTTTCTGGTGTTTGGAATGTGTGGATAATTAATGGACCAGTGCTGCGTAACCTACAATTTCAAGATGTGTATTGTAGCTCTATAGACTATAGTGGTTGTCCTAGAATACCTGTGAAGATTAGACTTTGGAGTtcctttttaaaatattttctttataaaaGTCTTATGAAGtctttgggggggggggggggggggggttaaaACCTTTTGCCTATGTGGATTTATGATACGCAGTGCTTTTCCTCTTACTTTCTTCCAGGGACAATTTATGGCTGAAGTCTATATTTCTTAACTTAAATGTTAAAAGTAGTTACCTCAATTCTCAGTTTCTCCCTTTCGAGCTATGTGTTGAAGACTGGATATCTTACTTTAGTTTTAGATTGCATCCTATTCCTGGATAGGAGAGTTATTGTTGGTTTGCATTTTCCCCTCTGCTTTGAATTCTGTAGGTTAAATGTGTGGGATTTCCAGCATCTGCTAAATTTCCCACTCTTCTTCCGAGAAAAGAAAGTGGGGgtgttttttttgtgtgtgtgtgtggggtgggggggggggggggggggggggagaagaAAATAGTAAGTGCTTGTTTATATGGTATGAATCCAGAAAATTGGAATCTTCATTAGCGGGGTCTTTTTAATGCAGATAACCAATGTGAGATAAACAGTTGCAATTTTATTTTTGGCACTAAATCATGAACAGGTTTTATGATGTTTGAAGacttttttgattttatttattgGAGGTTAGTTAAATGTATAGGGAAGCTTAGCAGTGCTGAAATTATCCATCATCGGGGCtacgtattttttttgtttggttttatTTGGGCTACATGTCAACTTTGCATTTGCAACGTAAGTAGAACATGCAAAGTTGATCAACGGATGTAAGAAGCATTTACTTTGAATCTATGTAAATTagactcttcattttacctcaagtGCCCGTATCGGCTCCTTGACACCCGGACACGAGTATGGACACTagacacttcattttggactAAAATCATGATTTTTTTCCACATAATAGCCGATTCGGACACTTGTCACATACTTGTGTCCGAGTACATAGCTTTGAACGACATTACTCTTTTGATTTCTTTGCTGAGACTTGGGCTATTTGTGAACAAATTGTTGTCTTTGGTTGTAAAGGTGGTACATGCCAATATAATGTTTTCCAAACAAGGACATTCAAAAGATGACATTGTTGGTGCCATGGACCATGGTGATGAAGGAATGCTAACTTTGCATGGAAAAAGATGTGGAAAGATGTCTATTTTGGTTGGTATTGCTTTACAGAAATGTTTATGCAGTAATAGTAGTTGGGATGAAATCTGACATACAACTCTAGAATGCATGCAAATTAACTTTTAGTTCTGTATAGCTGGTTATTCACAGCCAGCTCATATTCAGGCTTATGGGTTGCTGTGAAGTTGTTGAAATAAATATGGGAACTTTAAGGCTGCGGAAGGAATTCGACACCTTTGGCTGGGATCCTTAACACACCTGCTATAGATAGTTGCATTGAAATATAGCATGTAAAGAAATCATGAAAATAATGCAAAAAGTTCTTTTCTGATAGGCCCCTTTGCCGTACAATTCAGGGATCTTTTATAGGCCTGCCTATTTCTGTATGTTGAACTGCATTGATTTTCTGATATAATTCATTATTTTTGTTGTAAAGATCTCCTCATAAGACCATAAGTAAGTGTAAGTCCCATGGTTATTGTATTGGGGGTTTCTTGCACATTAGAATTGCATTGTGTGTGCACGTGCATGAATGTGTGTGTACACGTGCATATGTAAATACTAGTCTGCCTGGTCAGTTCATAGAATATCTGCCTGGCCATTGCTTAAGTTATGCTTTTGTGTTTGTATGCTTGTTAGCTAGCTTAGTTTGTGCTCGTATTCTGGCtcattagttttttatttttttatctaTATAGCTTGATTTGTTAGATGTTCTTCTGTTATTAATATATTGCCGCCGATGCCTTCTGGTACTCCTAGTTTTTGCTTTTCTTTTGGGGCTAACCAGCCTTTTTGTTTATTATCCTACCACTTGTTAATTACTCCGTAACATAGTAGTTAGTATATCTATGATATCTTCATCCTTTTCCTGCGAGTGCTTGATAAAGAATCCCTTACTTTTGGCTGAGAATCTTGCACATAATATTATCTCAAAACCCAATTTTGGGCATGAGGGTTGGTGATCTTATAGTGGTTGTGGCACAGTAGGTACTTTAGACAATGTGTGAATCTGTAAATATGTAATCATGTTTCCTGCAGCTTGTATGGCAACTTCACTAGCATTAGAGATTTAGGTTGTAAAAGTTTTTCAGACAGTCAGACACGATTTCAAGTGAGCTGTTTTCGTTGGTTTTTAGATTAGTTCATGCTATATTATATTAGATTGCTCTTTCAACAGCATTCAACCCCGATTTCCCAATTTTCTGATGTTGTTGTTTGCTGGGAAAACTGTGTTTTATAATCCATTTCCATTGTAATTCTGTAGAGGTCAGCCAAATGTCCAGCCGCTTAACATCTGAGTCACGGATTTACGCTGACAAGGCAAGAGACTTAAATCGACAGGTTAGTTGCTACAATAACAAAGGcctcataatcttcgatgagtTTATATTTGAAGTACTGTTGCATATTTTGAACCATTGAGTAAATATGGATCACAACTTGATCTTCTTGTAAACCACCTGTTTTGAGAAAACTGTTTCTCTCTAAAGGAAATGTTGCAGTTGCTTTGAGTCGCAACCAAAAGAAATATGTTGCAGTTATTTAGGGAAGGAACAAAgtaatattttctttaatttctaTTTTGAATTCTGATCATGTTGTGAACTTGCAGGCTCTGATCCGGAAATGGGCCCCCGTAGCAATTGTAATTGGAGTTGTGGTCCTACTCTTCTGGGTCAAAAAGAAGATCTGGTGATTCCCTCCCTGAAAATCATTTAGACATCTCTGATGTTTACACTTCGAACATATGGGGGAAATCACACAAGGGGCGAGGCTTCTGATTTGATGTATGTGGCTAGATAGACCTGAAATGTTTTTTCAGTGATATGGAAAAGATATGTGCACGACTTTGTTGTATATTTATATAAACTCCATTTTGATGTTAAAATTCGAGATAGTGAAACTTGAAAGCTCAGAATCATAGTGTATGGGCTTTCTGCGAAATTGAGTAATTTTGTTATCCCTTGGACTGATTCAGACATCAAAGAACCTTGTCTTGTGGAATTCTTTTTGTATAATTTTAGTTACACAAATAGCTATGCAATATACTTGTCTCCAATTtaaaactaaaataagttacttTAGGGGAATAACTTTAACAAGTTTAGTTTAAAACAAAAAGGAGGTGAAATTCAGCAGAATATAGTGCACCCTAAGCCTCCGTTTGGTATGGCGTAAaatgttttcatggaaaacgattttccatgaCTCCTTCAAAGGTGaaaaacccttttccatttgaaagggagggaaaccacttttccttcttccctccttacctccctctcctttcttcccctcaatctttaccatcttctctcattttccttaaggtaccaaacaaaggaaaactaatttggaattgtgttttcccttataaaatgtatttacactaatataaacctcgtccatgctaacttagcgtgaaccagggcaacggagtaaattttatgggtaacatatgtaactgtcatgtgacagttattttgtaattttaaatagtaactatatgcgtattacagtaactatgtgttttaaagagttactatgtgttttgaagagttttaatgcgatttgtgtctagcccactttatatacgttttaaacttttttatttttcaaaaattcagatctacattctgttcattctctttcattttctctctatgcttttcaaaatttagcccaaatttctaggttttgttcgatttttttcgtaattatcttataattcttatgattggatctatttgatgaggaaaaattggaggaagtagtagatcaagaaggaggttcgtcgttgccgaaatcgaatcgaagaatttgcgctcgcctacaaatcttcgcaagaatttttagagatcacatctcggtttgttgttttttaaagaattttaagtctatttttatttaaaattgaaaatatttgttgttttgaagaaattaatgtttgtgttttaccgaagtatcgttttcacttcgcgaattcgatcagtgacttcacgattttaaatagtaactatatgagtaatacagtaactatatggtttaaagaggtactatgtaattttaatggttactatatgtgtacaatagttactatattattttaatggttactatatgtgtacaacagttaatatatgtgtacaatagttattattttgttgagtgattcgaaatgtttgttgttttgttgaaattagggttagtgtttcacatagttagtatataaatgatatagtcacctttaatttatgttgcgaattagtgtttttaatagtcactgatgaaatgttcgttgtgtttatgtcagtagtagtttttagagtaactatactttttttaaaagttactataactttaaaacagtaactatgtgtttaaaatagtcactatattttttagaaagttattataagtttaaaacagtaactatgtgtttaagatagttattatgttacgaacagtttatagtgactttttgataaataatagttactatacgattacattatgtactatgttatttagagtatgtatttgtccgcttcttaaatagtgactatatgattataatggttactatatgtgttcaatagttactatattttaataagagtcactatatgttttatatagttactatatggtttatatagttattatatatttgatatttgtataagaaaataatacgaagtatcaatcacatgttattccaggtcctaaagttgcactatctagtgacgaatctccaaaaatactttacaatatcatttgtataagaagaaataatgccttaaatttagaaaaaagagacaaaggctgtgaactttaagaattgatgcagcaaagcacaagaggtagaaatagtgtttgttgtttgggtgaaattagggttagtgtttcatatagttagtatataaatgatatagttacctttaatttatgttgcgaaataatgtttttaatagtcattagaatattcattgtgtttatgttagtagtagtttttatagtaactatattttttaaaaagttactataactttaaaacagtaactatgtgtttaaaatagttactatattttttagaaagttattataaatttaaaacaataactatgtgtttaagatagttactatgttaagaacaatttatagtgactttttgataaataatagttactatacgattacattatgtaataTGTTATTTCGAGTATAGTTTTAtctgcttcttagatagtgactatatttgtacaatagttactatattataataatagtcactatatgttaagctagttgttgtgtgattataatggttactatatgtgtacaatagttactatattattatattagttactatatgtttgaaataggtactatgtttattttatcatgatgtgttaccatatgtttattttcttcaatagttactatattatttatatagttactatatgtttgaaatagatattatgtttattttatcatgacttgttaccatatgtttattttctttaatagttattgtacgttttatatagttactatatttttgaaataggtactatgttagtttattatgttatgtgcatgtttttatgttattctatatttttaatgatatagttactgtattatggatagagttactatattattattacatcaactatgtctgcaactctgtgtctaaatgaccatcaataatatttataggtattatatcttgtattatagtaactttatgtttggtatagttttttatgtatattataatgttcttttcatgttcttttcatgttcttttcatgttctttgttgtcttcaatgttattagtaataagagttactatgttatgatcacaacaactacatgatcataacaataactatatctacaaccttctcgtatatgactatcattaatattaagagttactatatcatgtataatagtaactatatatttttaatagttattatcttatcattatgttctttttatgatctttctttgtactccatgttattattaataaaagtgactatattattttaacagtaactatatgactataacaataacaataactatatatgcaattctgcaagtattttaccatcgttaattgtaagagttactatatgatgcataatagaaactacacgttttacatagttactatgttattttttcatatttaaatgttaaattattaacttagtttaaatattattgattcagaaatacaaaaaTGATGCACCCAAAATTGaaatcgtgcaaagaataaattctgcaaggaaaacaaaagcaggaggagaagaagaaaatcctgacaacaatggaaaccaagaacgtggtagaggaaggacatgatgtgttggtggaaaaaagagacttgtccacgtggacgtgtcagttagtattttttagttcaaaaaacatttgagtttaacatggtttatttaatagatgcaaagaattagaatgtcgtagctaaaacaactaaccaagtagttaatgttttctttattattgttcaagagttataattactgttacttttgatatagttattcttttatatttcagtaattatgtgatatataatagaaaaaaattactatatgacctctaaaccatctatatcatattgtttatttttataatatagtaattgttttacagctaaagttattttcctatataatatagttaatctttggatagaataattgttctcatcgaaattactatattattattatttatttcatagttactattatgaaaatatagttactttacagcacctatagtttctataatttactctttttgtctgcaagaatgaatatatagtagtaattgttttacagttaaaattacttttctatatgatatagttactctttggatagaatagttattcttatcattattatcatagttattattctggagatatagttactttacagaaactacagtttctataatttactcactgttaaaattacctaattaccctggtccatggtaatcttatggtggaccgggtccatgcaagtggaattgtataaaatgttttccatggaaaatcgttttataatgaaaatattttacgccttaccaaacggagcctaagttAATTATTGACCCTTGAGCACCCTCAATATACAAAGGAGAAGATTATCCGGAGTTAGGACATTATCTAATGTTCCATCTAAGTCACACAATTTAGAAAAGCTTCAAATGACCCTTGAATTATCGACCAATTTAGTAACCAGGTTGAGAAATTGAAGAAAGCATTAATTCTTTGTATCCTAACCCTTATCCTTGAATCTCTATTATTATTCACCCAATAGTGTAATTACCTACTTACCtccaatttccttttttttggtcTTATTCTTATCAATAGTGTAATGTCTATTTTCACTTTTCCttctgtctttttttttttttttttttccttccctGAGATGTTCTCCTTCCATTTTCGACCTAAGCACGTTGCTAATGTTCCCTGTGGAATGTTAAAATATCGATGACATCTCTTGTAAACGTATTTATAATCGCATATTATCAATTACGAGCAAATCGAGCTTTAGATTTGTTTTCCTAGCGTTCGCCATAATTTGTAAATGTCTTTTTACGAAATAATTctacaaaataaattttttgtACCTTAGAGGATCGTGCGCTAGCGCATGGTCCAACaattagtatatatatataaataagcAATATTCCCATATATCCTCTCTACTCCCTTATTGTTCCGAAAATGATCATATTCTATTAAGGGGTGTTTGGATTGAGAATTTAGTTATGAGGTATGAGTTTAGAATATTCCAAACTTATACCATGTGTTTGGTCGATAATTTTAGAAGTTTTAAACCCATACCTCAAACTATGGAATTTAGGAACCTAGGGGAGGTGTGTTTGGGTatcaaaaatagaaaaaaaaaaaaaaaaaataatcattcctgaactgaactaaacatATGGTATTAAGAATCAATTTCCTATACCATCtttagggtgagtttatccc contains these protein-coding regions:
- the LOC110776982 gene encoding 25.3 kDa vesicle transport protein SEC22-1 is translated as MVKLTMIARVMDGLPLAEGLDDGRDVQDAEYYKQQIKALFKNLSKGQNDPSRMSVESGPYIFHYIIEGPVCYLTMCDRAYPKKLSFQYLEDLKNEFERVNGNQIETAARPYAFIKFDTFIQRTKKLYQDTRTQRNISKLNDELYEVHQIMTRNVQEVLGVGEKLDQVSQMSSRLTSESRIYADKARDLNRQALIRKWAPVAIVIGVVVLLFWVKKKIW